Part of the Acidimicrobiia bacterium genome, TCGGTCTCCGGCTGCTACCGCGGGTCGGGTCTGGTCCCTGTTCGAGATACCATCGGCCTTGCTGGTACCTTGGCCGGCATCAGGTGTCGGCTGCTGCGGAGGACAGATGGAACCCACCCTCGTGCTTGCTCAGGAAACGCTCACCGATGCGTGCGGTGCCGACCCGGGCCCCCTGTGTGAGTTGATTCTCGACATCACAGGCAACGAATCGCTCGCGTCGGCATCGGACTGGTTTCAGGCGCCGCTGGCTGCCCTGTTGATTCTCGCCGTCGCCTGGCTGGTCAACCGGATCGTTCGCCGGATGATCTCGAGAATGGTCGACAGGATGGTGGCAAGCCGCGAAGCCGAGCAAGCTTCGGAAGCTGTGGAAGCAGAGGCCAAGGCTCGAAACGAGCGCCGGCCGAATCTCCGGCAGCGGGCACTGGCCCGGGCCTTGGACTTGCGCGAGTCTTCTGAACGCGCCGCGCAGCGCGCCCGCACCCTCGGCAATGTGATGGGCGGCCTGGCCTCGATCATTATCTACACGATGGCCGCCTTGATGGCGCTCGCCGAGTTCGACGTCAACCTGGGACCTCTCATCGCCAGCGCCGGGATTGTGGGTATTGCTCTGGGCTTCGGTGCCCAGAGCCTGGTGAAGGACTACCTGAGCGGGATCTTCATGCTGATCGAAGATCAGTACGGCGTCGGGGATGTCATCGATGTCGGCGATGCGGCCGGGGTGGTCGAGGCGGTGAGCCTGCGCACCACCCAACTTCGGGACGTTCATGGCACGTTGTGGCACTTTCCGAATGGTGAGATTCGTCGTGTGGCCAACAAGTCTCAGGAGTGGGCCCGCGCGGTGTTGGATGTCGAGGTCGCATACGACACCGACATTGCCCGGGCGATGTCGGTCATCAAGCGCGTTGCTGATGAGGTGTGGGAAGAGGCCCCGGACAACGCCACCATCCTGGAGGAACCGGAGATATGGGGCGTTGAGGCGTTTGGGGCGAATGCCATCGCTCTTCGTCTGGCCATGAAGGTGGAACCGGCCGAACAGTGGACCACCGCCCGCCTGGTTCGTGGGCGCCTCAAAGAGGCTTTCGATGCCGAAGGAATCGAGATACCGTTTCCGCAGCGCACCGTGTGGATGCATCAGGTCGAGGCCGAGCCAACCGAGGAACCGGTCGGTGGCGCCGTGGAAGACCACGCCCACGAGGAAATAGTTGCCGAGGAGCCGGCAGAGGAGGAAGCGGGGGAGTAGTCACGGGTCTGGCATCCAGCTGCTGGGGCGTGTCTGGCTTGTGCTCTGTTCGCTCCCCGATGAACCCCGAACCAGGGCAAGTCCCGAGCTGAGTGCGGGACTCCGGAGAGGCTTCGCTGCGACCGGCCTCAGTATTCGAGTGCAGCCCGAGCCTGCCTGCAACCTTCGAGCGTGCACCACGCAACTCTTCTCTTGGCTTCGACTTGAAGACGATGTCGACTCTCAGTCAACTGCTACCCAACCACCGATCGGCCGTAGAGATCGAAGCTACGCAATGGGCCGTCGAGAAGACGCGGTAGGGGTCCGATGCCAAGAGACCCGGCGCAATCGGGACTGCTTCGTGAATCGTCCGGCTGATGACGCGCAGGCACGGGTCACACCACCGGGGCGGATTCCGTTCAGCGTTCCGGGGATCGAGAGCGCAGGGTATGGAGGTCGGCGCGCTTGGCTGCGTGTTCCGGTTACCTCTATTTCATCCCTGGAGCATGGCGAGGGGAGCTTCCTCGCTCGCCAATCTGTCGAGGGCCGCCCGGTCGAAGCCCTTGAAGATGAACCAAAGAGCCAGGACCATTTCCTGCACGGCAAGCGGGGCAATCAGCGTTATGGCGAGGGCACTCGAGACCTCGAGGAAGAGCACCACGATCGCCAACCCGCCGAGGACCGTTCCCAAGACCATCCCCCAGCCTGCAATCCACTGCGGCACCAGTCGCGATTTCCAGAGCATCCAGTTCAACATCAGCATCCCGACCACGAAGACGATGTTGTAGAGGGAGCCGGATGTGCCCGACCAGGCTTCGCCACCCATCAAGGTGCGTAACAGCAGGTCGATCTGATCGGTGTTGGCGGTGGGCGCTGCCACAAACTCGCGGGAAATGGCCAGCACCAGAAGCCGGTCGACTTCGATCTGAAAGAAGATCGCGGCTTCGAACAGGCGAAACGCCACGTACCCAATGGCCAGAGTGGCGCTGACGCGCCGCAACACCGGGTACAGCGCGACTGCGATCAGGGGAATCGCCAGAACGCAGGCGAATTCGATGAGAACGCCCAGTGGGATGTCATTCTTCGCACCTGCTGCCGCGGTCAGCACATCTGGGTCGGTCAGGGCAGGCTTGTAGAATGCCTCCCCAACGAACAGGAACGCAGTAGCAATGATGAAGAAGATCCCGGCCCAGATCGCGTTGTTCCGGTAGGTCGGTGTCGCTTCCATCTTGTCATTACCCTTCCTTGCGGTGGCGGAAGTCGTGGACAACGGAGTACTTCGAGCGTCCTTTCGCAGGTCGTGAGGATCGTGGCGCTGCGGGTCCTCTGGTCGATCCTCCGGGCTCGGCAGTCCAACGCCCGGCAGCTCTCCGCCTCTCTCGAGTGACGGTCACCGACATAGTCGGTGTTCCCCGCTGCGGGGAGACTCTCCCTACCATGCCTGAGTTGCCGGGAGTCCGCCAGGGGCCTTTGGACCAGGCTGTCTGGGGCGTTCGTTCGGTCCGCCTCTCGTGTTCTACGCAGAGCTCCTCGACGATGTAGCCCGGTTTGGTCACAGTTCGGCACTTTGGATAGAAAGCGTCACTCCGTGGAAGACACCTCCGGAGAAAAGGGCCCCTTGGCGCAGAACCGGCCTTTCCAGGTTGGTCTCATCCGTCGAAGCGCAGTTGGCGTAGACCGCTCGCTAGTGGTCCGTCGCGGATTTGGTGACTTGGTCTCCTGCCGGACGATCCCCGCTGTGGCAGGGTTCGTGGCACTGCCTACCCCGGTCATCAAATAGCAGACAGACCACTAGTCCGGCGAGCTAGCTCCGTACCGCGGACGATTCGAGTGCGTCGGCGAGCCGCTCGACGAGCCATGCGAATGATGCGTCCACCTCTACCTCGAGTCCGAACCCGCCGATGCCCTCGAGCGACACGAACCCGTGGAGCGCAGCCCGAAGCGTCCGGGCGGCATGGATCGCCTCCTCCTCGTCGAGGTCGTATCCGCGCAGGATGGCGAGGACCGGTTCCACGGGCCGCATGGAGACTCTGGCGTACTCCTCGTCGTCGGGCCGCGCTCGAGCAGTCAACTCGTAGAGGCCGGGGTGGGCGGCGGCGTAGGAGCGGAACTCAACGGCGATGGCATGTAAGGCAGCCCGTCCTGTGCGGCCCATGGCCGCCGCGCTGAGCCTGGTGGCGAGGTTCTCGATGGCCCGCATGGCGACGTCGCGGCGGAGGGTGTCGAGTCGGGTGACATGGTTGTACAGCGAAGGCGGTTTGACGCCCAGCTCCCGGGCGACCCGGCTCAGCGTGAGCCCCGATGTTCCCTCCGCTTCGACGATGGCGGTGGCGGCATCGACGACCGCCTCCGCGGTGAGTCCTCTGCGCCCGGTCAAGTCCGGGTCTCAGCGAGGAAGTCGGTGATCTCAGCGGTCACCTGGCCTGGGAACTCGACGTGCGGGTAGTGGCCGGCATCGGGGACCACATGCACCTTGCCGCCGGTGTCTGCCGCTATCGACTCGCCCGTCGCCGCCGGATCTTTGAAGTGGGAATCGGCGCCACCCATGACGACCAGCGTGGGGACATCTACCCGGGCGATGCGTTCGGCCAAGCCGTTGCGGTGGGCCGTCAGGGTCTCCCGCACCGCCCTTCGCCGTCGGGGGTCGGCCATCATCTTGGCCAGCGCGGCTGCTTGCTCCCCGAGATCAGCTGGCGGTGCCGCCGGATGCCATTTACGGAACTGGCCGGACCACAGCCCTCCTGCGAACGGGCCGCGCAGCATCAGGCCGAGCGGGATGCGTTGCCAGATCGGAGCCGTCTCGAGGTGAGCGCTGATGAGGACCAGCCGGCCGATCAGGTCGGGG contains:
- a CDS encoding mechanosensitive ion channel family protein, producing MEPTLVLAQETLTDACGADPGPLCELILDITGNESLASASDWFQAPLAALLILAVAWLVNRIVRRMISRMVDRMVASREAEQASEAVEAEAKARNERRPNLRQRALARALDLRESSERAAQRARTLGNVMGGLASIIIYTMAALMALAEFDVNLGPLIASAGIVGIALGFGAQSLVKDYLSGIFMLIEDQYGVGDVIDVGDAAGVVEAVSLRTTQLRDVHGTLWHFPNGEIRRVANKSQEWARAVLDVEVAYDTDIARAMSVIKRVADEVWEEAPDNATILEEPEIWGVEAFGANAIALRLAMKVEPAEQWTTARLVRGRLKEAFDAEGIEIPFPQRTVWMHQVEAEPTEEPVGGAVEDHAHEEIVAEEPAEEEAGE
- a CDS encoding alpha/beta hydrolase; translated protein: MSTGVDMNTQQLDLAGGTIGFDDSGGSGPLVVMLPGAGDVRHEYRLVAPDLVAGGARVVTMDLRGHGDSSADWPGYGVVETAGDLVALLDHLDAGPATVVATSFSPAAALWAAADRPDLIGRLVLISAHLETAPIWQRIPLGLMLRGPFAGGLWSGQFRKWHPAAPPADLGEQAAALAKMMADPRRRRAVRETLTAHRNGLAERIARVDVPTLVVMGGADSHFKDPAATGESIAADTGGKVHVVPDAGHYPHVEFPGQVTAEITDFLAETRT
- a CDS encoding WHG domain-containing protein → MTGRRGLTAEAVVDAATAIVEAEGTSGLTLSRVARELGVKPPSLYNHVTRLDTLRRDVAMRAIENLATRLSAAAMGRTGRAALHAIAVEFRSYAAAHPGLYELTARARPDDEEYARVSMRPVEPVLAILRGYDLDEEEAIHAARTLRAALHGFVSLEGIGGFGLEVEVDASFAWLVERLADALESSAVRS
- a CDS encoding DUF4386 domain-containing protein, whose amino-acid sequence is MEATPTYRNNAIWAGIFFIIATAFLFVGEAFYKPALTDPDVLTAAAGAKNDIPLGVLIEFACVLAIPLIAVALYPVLRRVSATLAIGYVAFRLFEAAIFFQIEVDRLLVLAISREFVAAPTANTDQIDLLLRTLMGGEAWSGTSGSLYNIVFVVGMLMLNWMLWKSRLVPQWIAGWGMVLGTVLGGLAIVVLFLEVSSALAITLIAPLAVQEMVLALWFIFKGFDRAALDRLASEEAPLAMLQG